The following are encoded in a window of Gemmatimonadales bacterium genomic DNA:
- the argG gene encoding argininosuccinate synthase, with protein MQTSPGVVALAFSGGLDTSYCVPRLAEQGWAVHTVYVNTGGASAEEREAIRRQAEAVGCVAHHEVDARALVFDRFVRYLIQGNVLRGGVYPLSVAAERTQQAISVIEVARAIGATAVAHGSTGAGNDQVRFDVTLRVLASDLAIITPIRDQGLSRAQAISYLEARHLPIPAKAGAYSINAGLWGTTWGGGWTHDTWAGPPAELLDPPADAPAPRELIIGWEGGLPVAIDGERMAGVDVVQALNELAAGYGFGRGIHVGETALGIKGRIGFEAGAALLLVAAHRELEKLVLTKWQVFWKDQVSTFYGDRLHEGQYFDPALRDIEALLAHSQHRVVGETRVRIAPGRFQVVGARSPHSMMDARVATYGEENRLWTGDEARAFARVAAIPALLAARAGGAD; from the coding sequence ATGCAAACTTCACCCGGCGTCGTCGCCTTGGCTTTTTCGGGCGGACTCGACACCTCCTACTGCGTTCCGCGGCTCGCCGAGCAGGGTTGGGCGGTCCACACCGTCTACGTCAACACCGGCGGCGCATCCGCGGAAGAGCGCGAGGCGATTCGACGCCAGGCGGAGGCCGTCGGGTGCGTTGCGCATCATGAGGTCGACGCGCGGGCGCTCGTATTCGACCGGTTTGTCCGGTACCTGATCCAGGGGAATGTGCTGCGGGGCGGCGTCTACCCGCTGAGCGTGGCCGCCGAGCGTACCCAGCAGGCGATCTCGGTCATCGAGGTGGCCCGTGCCATCGGGGCGACGGCTGTCGCCCACGGCTCAACCGGAGCGGGCAACGACCAGGTTCGCTTCGATGTGACCCTCCGCGTCCTCGCGTCCGACCTCGCCATCATCACGCCCATCCGCGACCAGGGCCTCTCCCGCGCCCAGGCCATCAGCTATCTCGAGGCAAGGCATCTGCCCATCCCCGCCAAGGCGGGGGCCTATTCGATCAATGCCGGGCTCTGGGGCACCACCTGGGGTGGCGGCTGGACCCATGACACCTGGGCTGGCCCCCCGGCGGAGTTGCTCGATCCTCCGGCCGATGCACCCGCGCCGCGGGAACTCATCATCGGCTGGGAAGGCGGGCTGCCCGTCGCGATCGACGGGGAGCGGATGGCAGGCGTGGATGTCGTCCAAGCGCTCAATGAACTCGCGGCCGGATATGGGTTTGGCCGGGGCATCCATGTCGGCGAGACTGCGCTCGGCATCAAAGGACGGATCGGTTTCGAGGCGGGCGCCGCGCTCCTGCTGGTCGCGGCGCACCGAGAACTCGAAAAGCTCGTCCTGACCAAGTGGCAGGTGTTCTGGAAGGACCAGGTCTCGACCTTCTATGGCGACCGGCTCCACGAAGGGCAGTACTTCGACCCCGCGCTCCGCGATATCGAGGCCCTTCTGGCGCACTCACAGCACCGGGTCGTCGGCGAAACGCGAGTCCGCATCGCGCCGGGACGCTTCCAGGTGGTGGGCGCGCGAAGTCCCCACTCGATGATGGATGCTCGCGTGGCGACCTACGGCGAGGAAAATCGACTCTGGACGGGGGACGAGGCGCGTGCCTTCGCACGGGTGGCCGCGATTCCCGCGCTGCTCGCCGCCCGTGCCGGCGGGGCCGACTGA